Genomic segment of Apostichopus japonicus isolate 1M-3 chromosome 8, ASM3797524v1, whole genome shotgun sequence:
ttcacttcaaaacatacccataatgttgcacaaaatttcatctatatacagccaatacagaaaaacctccttcaacccctaacagaccggtcaaaattgcacgaaaAGAGGTAAGAATGTTTAGGAATGTTTTGggaaaatttgaatattcagaCACACTTAATTTATTGGTGCGTGGGAGCAGATCAGACTGGATAGTGGTGGGGaagcgtgtctgttctctgatactatctaagctgagcgcgaccatgggttcgcgcgtagcgaacaagaaaatttgggcaaatatacctcccagatcaccggaaataacacttcccagacccaatgatgctcccaaacctccttaagttttagatctcatggcctagaaatttagtttggggaaatgcatgggcatctgcagaaaaaaatctgGGGACAAATAATcaaagtagacttttgtatacgatgggtctggtttcgtaactcatcaggaagcgattagaggggtgggcgtaggaATGTGgggcgcgttttcatgcaggcgggaacaatctcaagaagtggtGGGTGCGTCcgccctgcccccccccctcccgccggCAATGATACAcctttggatccactacatgatattcacaggaaatgtgctcaattctcaaatcgcatgcagaatttttattttctatttttagattccttgtatgagttacggtactagggttcgcgttgtataacagtttatctctggatggcagtgttgcatcgaaggacatatgtctagtgcagttcgcatgtagatcctgggctaataccgtaccgaaatgcgtcatgttccccgacgactcggtcgagttcaagaccagcctcAATTGGTTTCATGgaacaattttacaattgtttaaggcgtccatacacacgcACGCGccatgatatattatatatagtgtatatatatatatatattttattttttattttttttcgcgattattgaattttttattgcgctctcatctacatattgacatttgtaacattttgttggtataatttggcgatgacacctatttattcttcgtttatctgcaaattagccaggcccggaaagggtaatttccggcgatctagggagtatctttactcaaaaagttTCTGTaggctacgcgccaacctgtggtggcgctccgcttagatagtgtcgaaagcgcccctacagaccattcccgcccttcctgaccaatacccctagctccgccactgggggtgcgcgcccccaacgccccccccccccctggatacgcgcctggtacaAAACGTTAgcataacatttttaaagagcctctaaaatatgtttgtatatcGTTAAATGTGTTGTTATgaaacgtcggcataacgtttttatgagatattaatgttattaatgttatattaatgttttcacggaaacatgttttgaaataatagcctgaaaacgttttcatgacatttttattacaccacaaataacgttatcaaaacaaaagacgaaacgttttaataactttttaaaaacgtttttgtgtttgctgataTAGTTATGGGATATACAAGTTCTGGATAAACTACTTGTCTTTATAGCACGGTGTTATAGGTTCTCAGAAAGGTTTCCTCAATGAGCCATGCACACCAAGCAAAGAACGAGACTTCtctgaaaaagtaaaatttgattCAGCGATTGATCATTTTTGTCAGTTTAGTACAGCATTTGTACGGAGAAGCGCTACTGCTCGATTGAGTTGTTCCCCCCTGACGTCATCAAGATGGAATTTGCGTAATCAATGGAGGCTTACTGTGCATTGTGGTTAGGCCCTATAGGAGCCACTTTTCAAAACGAGCGTATTCTGTCCAACAGAAAGCGGTTAACATAAAAATCGAATATTAGAGAGTTTTGAGTTTACTGAATCatttaaattgtctttgatccctgcctttgtAATTCCTTTAAAgacatgtatattatatattagatATTAGATATGATACCAAAGGTCTAGGGTTAAAAACGTATCGTATATGCAGAGTAATTAAAACGAGTGACTTAATTCAGTTgctcatttgtttattttaattggGTAAGTTGCAAAATATTGGCATGCCATATACATGCACAACACATGACCTTTTCCATCGGTCCGGCGGGGTGGGTGGCCAGGAGTTCTTACAAGGGAGGTAAGCAAATGTTACAATAAAGCAATTCCTTATGGGAGAGATGGAAGATTTCCAAGTACTATATCCAGGTAGGCTATGCGGAAAGCAACTCACAGTCTCGGAATGTCACACGTACGTCACATGTTTAACTCAGAAACGCGAGTCGTTCTCTTGGCTCACTTGTTGGCCCTCGGAACAATCGCCAACGCGTATAGCTTACTTAGAGGACCCCCCGGATGCGATAACCGAAAATGAATGTTGTATCTCTGTTTTTCCCTAAACAGCTCTTTCCTATACGTTGCACTATTAAGTCAGACACGTAGACAGACTCCTTGCTGTGagaatgagagaaaaaaaatgaacgaACATCCTTTTTGATTACTTTTCATGTCAGGATATAGGCAAGCCCCTTTCTTTGTGGCGAAGGTAGGATGCGGCGGCGTCGAGGGAAGGgtagaaaaattaataaaagaataaatttGCTGATTAAGCTTGTGGTTTCCTATCATGCTTGTGTAGgccttttcatttttaatggCGAATAAGTATACATTGttgaaataatttcttttgGTATGTAAATTAAGTCAAGACAAACTTCGaagaaaaaatgcaaaatttgaacTTTTGAGATAAACATGTTGACGATTTTTATGTCCCGTCCGGGCCACCCGAGTAGCATCAACAAAAGTAAAAATTGTCTGGTGAAGATACCTAATTCTAGTCGCCAGCTTTCTCCATCCCTTCCCCTCTCCGTCCCGTAAATGATtccatttggcgttccatatttaACCAAAGCAGTGTGACAACTGGATTGCATCATTTGTGATCACTGATCTTGTACacttagtgtacagatcagtgttTGTGATTCACAACATTTACAAACAATTCACACACATTACTATCGCTATGTAACGTAGCTGCAGTATAGAACACTACAGAAGCGGCGGTCAGTGTAATCCACACGAAGTTATGAAGTCAAAACGTGTTCTCCTTAAACAAGCACTAAGACGATTTATCGATGAGGGAAAGACTTACTTATGTAGGCTCACATACACATGTGCTTTCAAAGTTGTAGTaaacattaataaataattatacgTCCTACTGTAGAGTAGGCTAGTGTAGCGCTTAGCACACTGGTCCTCATGTTAGGCCTAaggtctaggctaggcctaaccaGCCTTTGCCAACACGTTAAACTTTATTTGAGAGGCTATGACTGGGTTCTAGCAATATACAGTAAGATGACTCAGACTGCCGCAAATACATATTGAAATGCTCAATTGAGACTGACCCATTTTAGGCATGAAAGCTTACATTATAGATCACCTTTCGCAGACATTACCAATCAACCTAGGCCTTCCCTGTTACTTGTTACTGTTAGTATCATCACACAAATTATGTTACAGGGGCTCAAACTCCACTGTTTGTTTAGGAAATGTTGTTTGGCATCATAGGGTTAAGTGACTTAATTTGGTTTATTGAATTTTGTTTAAACTTTGCCCAAGGGTTGTTAGAGGAAGTGTGAGTTAGCTTCAACACacgtgtactgtacatgtgacaatttaaaaaaaaaattttttaatattgttaGCTTACATTGAGATATATTTCTGCTTGatacataaatattcatgttttaacTAACAGGACACAATGAAATCGAGGAAAGTGTCAATTGCAGCATACCATGAATACACCCTCCTCGTCATCAAGTGGTAGAATGCCAGTCCCGAGAAGAGGAATAATCTCCTTTCTCCAGAACACCATTAATCCATCCTTGCCCAGGTCCTCTTTTCGCTGCAACCCAAATGTTCCTAGACTTCTTGTTCCAAGCAGACCATCCTCATGGCAGCCAGATTATCATTTCTACCGACCGTATCAATCCACTCGTGAACTACAAATTGTGAATGTTGCACATGGATATCCAAGAGTTGCAGTGAGTGATAATTACATGGCAAGTGTGAAGAGGACTTTTGAGCAGATTTTCAGTGAAGAGAATGGGAAGGAGAAAAAATTTAAGCCAAACAGTGATTCATCTTCTGTTGATAAATTTCACAATGAAAGAAGAGGAGAAGAACATAAAGGGAATAAAGGTAAAGATAAATTCTTTCCCACATTCTTCTACTTTCACAGTTGATTTTGCACCAAAGTTCATGAAAGAACAGCTTAACCagagtttatttatttattgaacaTTGAAGGGTATactcggttagcgtaaagctTATCCCCCAAAGGccctgaaaaatacaaaaaaaaacaagaagaacaaaaaataatgtaatcataataaaaatactATAGAATgcaaaaagtaaacaataagaCAACGAggaaaaaggaacaaaaataaatacaaaattgaccATGGCATAAAATACAAGATGGAACAATCAGTGAATTGAAATTAAGAGCATAAGAAATTAGTTTAAGTCCTGGATAAAGCATATATAGGTAATTAAAAGTTGGCATTCTTACACTCCTTTGAGAACTGGAGTAATGTACAGGTGAGGCATTTCCAAGAAAAACAGTTCAGAGGTAATActtgtaaaaataaattaagTAAATATAAAGTTTATATAAAGTAAATATAGTGCAATTATGTTGCATGGTTTTGGAAAATGTATCTGTTTCATATGTCAGATCTCTACAATATCAGAGCCAATGTACAATGTTTGCTTATTAGAATCATGTTGGCCATTGTTATTGATAGTACCCTGTTCATCTGCTTGCTTTGTGTCCATGCTAAGTACTTGTTTGTCTTAGAATAAGTACTTAGAATTAGcatgaacaaagaaaagaaacaaaagtcaATACTGTACACTTTTTTTTAGAACCAAGAACTGGATCAATTATTTTGCAGTCAGTAGAATTAGCTCTTGAGAGAGTTCCAGTATAGTAGTTATAGAGTCTGGTAGATCTAAACACAAACAACAATTATGGATACTTAATAGGTGCTGATGAGTGTGATGTTATTGTTCCATATAATCTGGACAGTAATCTGTacctttattttaatatcagttttttattaaattttgggAAACTCTTGATTTCAGACCTATCAACATTCAAAAGGAAGTGGAGACATGTAGAATCCAAGGATGCTGCCAAGAGGAATCTAAAGGATTTTCAATTTTCTGTTCTCTGCTATAATGTACTTGCTCAGGGACTGCTAGATGGCAACAGTTATTTATATAAACAGGTGCACCCACAATTCTTAGACTGGAATTTCAGAAAGGCAAACCTCCTGCAGGAAATGCGATGTCTGAACAGTGATGTAAGTACTGCATATTCATTGGGCATTGCTCAAACTGGAAGCAGTGCTTTGATAATGATTTTATATGAGAGTACTGTATACAAAATTACTTTACAATTAATGAATGTATGTAAGCGTACATGTAAACATTGCAGGCCAACTTTTTCTATGATAATCTGGTCATCCAAGGTGACCAATTTTCGTTTGGGcgaccaaaatcagctttagtGATCGTTCCACAGACAACTACATGtttaacatcaaattcagattgcattctTTCTAAATATAAAGATTACATCTTAGTGTAAAGGAGCTACTTGTAAGAACTTTGCTCATATTTCTCatcaaataaataattaatgcCAATGGTTTAACTTACTCACTTTTATCTATTTTTCTTTGGTCTTAGATCATATGTCTGCAAGAGGTGGAAAGTGAACATTACCAAAATTTCTTTCAACCTTCATTGGCTAAGAATGGTCAGTATCTATCTATAGTGTTGTAGTAACAAGAAAAGACAATACATTGATCGACAGTATTTAAGTTTGGAAAACATTCTCTCATAATATTCAGTAATTTTCTTTTCTACAAAGTCTGCAATGCAACTCCACCATCCAAGATACAAGTTCCATGTTTATCTCCAAGTCTGTCATTTAAGGGCAAACCTCGCCCACCCAGATCTCAAATTTACTACATTGATAGGTGAAAACAAAGTCCATCTGAATATCTGACCTCATTCTATGAATTGTCATTTAGAAAATCTTGAGTGACAAATCATCACAGGAACCTGATATTTTTTCTCTATAAATATGCAAATCAAATTAGTTCCTAAACAGATCAACGccatggaaaaaaaataacataatctTCATACAGTCTGGACTTCATAGCTCACAACAAATCTGGAATTTAATGtggaaaaaatttgtaaaaagaaatgACTTTGTAACACCACATACCATAAACTTTAAGACATGTAGTTCTATTAATTACAAATGTCTGTAGCAACTATACACatttttgctttaatttttttccacATCCACCAGCAACAGTAGTGTGAAGTATTTGTCTTAGATGTAAAGCACCACATTGTCCATTACTGTCGCATGTTCTGACTAGGTTGTGATTCAATGAATTGCTGGCTATTAATCCAATCACAGACAAGAGATGCTTTTGATAGATTGGCTGGGTATATAGATGTAGTCATTAGGAACCATACAGTGACAAACTCCCCCCTTTTGCATCTCTGAGCTTTCTCTTTGCTCAAGTTCATTGTTCTGTTTGTATTgttagtttgtttttttgtatttgtatgacaCAGAGACAGCAGTACCTGcctaaattttttttatttttttttttataccaagAAATGTGcttttatattgtttgttaaatgttttttttatagtaaTGGTCTTGTTTTTTCCCAAATCTTCCAGGATACACCGGCATCTACAAAAAGAGAACCGGTAACAAGTCAGACGGTTGTGCGATTTTCTTCAAAAGCAATAAATTCCAGCTAGTGGTCAGTAGAGTTGTATCCTACTACAGGAGACATATACCTCTGTTAGACAGGGATAACGTAGGCATCATCGTATTGTTAAAGTCTGTGGACGAACCCCAACTGAACCTCTGTGTGGCCACCACACACCTCTTATTCAACCCACGACGTGGCGACATCAAACTCGCTCAGTTGGGAGTCTTTCTCGCCGAAATTGATCAGGTCAGTCATTATCGATTGGAAGACGGGACCTTCGCTCGATGTCCCGTCGTTCTCTGTGGAGATATGAACAGCGTTCCGCAGAGTCCTCTCTCGGAGTTTATACAGAAGGGCACGTTGGACTTCAAAGATATACCTTGTGGAGATATTTCTGGGCAGACGGAGGGCCGAAGAGGTGCTGTGAGGTTCTTAAATAGACCTGCAATACCCCAAGCTTTGAAAATTACCAAAGACTGCCAATATATGAGTGCTTTAGAAGAACGGGGGGAAGGAAGATCAAAACAAGAGGAAAGTAAGTCGGCCGAGAAGTCCCAGGGAGAAAGGGAAGAAAAGAACGAAGATGGGGAAGAAGGTGAGATTGCTTTGAagaattttgatatgttaagaATGATAAGCAGTTGTTACAGGAAGATCAGAGTACATGTGtttaggagacaggtaagtctCGTCATCAGTAGatacccaaaccagtaagtttggaatattcaatgaaaaaCGTAAATCTGAACATATTCCAAGTATTGTTTTAAGACCATTTTATTGTGTCGCCATTGTGGATTGTTTATGGTTACACCTGTTGAGAGATGGTTTGTTTCAAACTGAGTCCCTCTAagccaggggtgggcaacctttttgaatgaatgggccaaatataaggggtgaaaaattgactgggccgcacctaaccaacgacctgctgttgatttcaaacctttgattctgaggaatttcaagcaataggtgtgtgtacttaatctgtattcacaaaaacgtaatgtcaatacagtacagttgataattaatggggatagtaggcctacctgacagcatcattagtgacaataaattctaagcagctagcacGTTTTTTgtaatgatgtaaaatagattgatattttttctttttctggagACATCTCACGGctgcaaaaaaatcactggcgggctgcatgtggcccgcgggccgtaggttgcccacccctgctctaaGCTGTAGTTTATAGGTACTCACACCATCTGAATCACAAAATTTAATTCGGGGAGATAGAAAGATGTGCAAAAAGTCAACAGCTTGTCAACATTGAGTTACTCACGAAGCTTTCAACATGAAATATTATGTATGGAGCATACAGTATCAGggtgaaatatatattgaatgttCTAAGTGTAGGAGGAGGAAGCACTGTTTGGCTGTGTTGCAGTGATTGTGTAACATATATGTGTTATGATGTTTTCAAGTTCTGTCACAGCTAAGTGAAAGTGTTTGTTAGCCTCTACATGAACTCATACTTGTTAGGTTTAGCTTCATGGATCATTACATAAACTGAAAGCATAAGACCAATGAAACGtaagaaaaaaagttttaaaaactttttCTGCAAAAAATTATTTACCTAGCAATGCATAGCAGAATGCACACATATTGCTTTACCAGTGCagtgatgtatatataattcTTTTTAATGCACAGATATCGTATTacataagagaaaaaaattcagAATCTTCAAAAAGTTTCTGTGCCACAAATTTTGAACACTGAATGATTTCCCTAATACtcaatataaattcaatatAAATCTCATAGAGGCGAACCATCAGCATCATGTGAGGTGTCACTATGAAACATGTGTCTGTACGTCATGTATATGTACTCTAATGACAAAAGTGACCATGTAATGTaaagtaatttaatttgagcATGAGGAAGTAAGTTTACAGTTTGCAGATTAAAGATACAGGGAGGGGTTATAATTTAGTTGTTTCCTGTTGTTGAGGCATCAAGGAGGTTGGGACTAAATTAATGTTGATATAATTGCTGCATGGGgactttcaaaatgttattcttttttattttgtgacaACAAAAGTACCATTTTCTGTAGATCTATCAAAGGTTATTGCTGCCAAACAAGTATCTGTAGAGTGTagtacacaaaataaaaaaattacaagtGTTCTGTCTTGCATACATTTCATTCCTAATACTTTTGACGATAGAACTGTAATTTAATTGaagcatttttcaaaatagtTTGCTGCCAATTTTAATACAATGATGAgactattaaatattaaattaaatattattaaatataaaatatatgatgaTACTATTAAAAGTAATGTGTGAAATTAGGGGGAAAACATCATCCTGTTGTGAAATGAACGAAGATATTGGTTATTTTTGGTTGATTTCTCTCTATTTTAGAGGAGGAAGAGCCCTGGAAAGAGGTTGCGTCGTCCAATGGAAGAGGACGAAGTGAGATAATCAGACACCCCTTCTCTTTTTCGTCTGTGTATTCCTTAGACAGAGACAACAGAGAAATAACATCAAATCACTCACGGACTAACTGCATGGTAGACTACATCTACTATTCGTCATCTTCAAATTGGCCATCCGTTAAAACGAGAGGTGGCTTAGAACTTCTATCGACCCTGCGACTCTTTACGGACGACGAAGCAACAGCGATGGGCGGCCTCCCAAACAGAATTTGGTCGTCCGATCATTTTTCGTTGATGGCGTGCTTCTCGCTAAATTGATCAAAGTTGGATCTCGAGTCTAGGTGGAAGCGATTAACACATACTGATAGGCCTAACATTTTCTACCGGACAGACTCCCAAATAGTTTGGTCTTCCAATCAATTTTCATTGGTTTGTTAAATGAATAAGTTTTCTTTCACACACGTATTAGCTTTTCTAAAACATCTGATTAAAATCTTCAGCCATTAGCTCATCCACATGAGATTACTTTCATTGTTAAGAGTTTGTGCAAAGAAGTCTACATTGGAATAGCAGTGTGAGAtgtcaaataaaatattgttcTTTATGCCCTTTCGGCCGACTGTACTGGATTGTGTACGCTTCTTTTTTTAGGCTGAAGTGGAATCCTCAACTTCCAGGGACTTAAGAAACGTCCCAATCTAGAAACTTCCATGCTACTAAATTTGCAGTTATCAATGCGGAAGTTCAATTCAATTAACTTGGAGTTAATGACGCGTGACGAGGTTGCCTTACAATTACCGGTGTGAAGATAAAACAATTCAAGTTGAAACTTAGAAAATATGTTGAATTTCCAGTCAACCAAAGGGAATACTTTTATCTCCAAATGTCATTAAGTAGTCGCAATATAATTTTTGGCATGCTGAACTCTTGTGTGTACtgtagcctaatttgcataacaaTATGGATGATTTTATTATTGTAATCAAGTAAATTACAGAACAATGTGCTATTTGCATGGATAACAAGACAAGTAGCTTACGTGAGAAATGGTAGTATGAAATACTAACAGCTGCCTTTAAAGGGATGTTGCAGTGGCTGAAGTATATGAATCCAATAAAACAGCTGGAAATTTCTGCATCTTAAGGTCATAGCAAATTTGTATGGCAAAACATATGGATTTAAAAAATTTGGTTGTATTTTATGAATGCATCTTGCAAAAAGCAGGGTGTGTGAtgatttgtttctcttttaaatatttcattcacttattcacagaggaaaataatatttctactaaaaagttgtattttgatgaaactgtcGACACAGAGACCTACAGCTATGCAAACATCctaaatgtatcaggtttcaaagACAAATCACCAAAAACATAATAGAAAATTAAGCTTATAATTAAGCACTTACAGTGATCAACTCCAGGGAAGAAACCAAGATTAAGCCAGTTAAAATAGGTTCCAGTCAATCAACTATGTCTTGAGTAATGGGCAAGATATTAagatggggaaggggtggggtggggggttctACTCACAGTGTGGCCACCGAACTACCCCTTTATGTATGTCACC
This window contains:
- the LOC139970437 gene encoding protein angel homolog 2-like, giving the protein MNTPSSSSSGRMPVPRRGIISFLQNTINPSLPRSSFRCNPNVPRLLVPSRPSSWQPDYHFYRPYQSTRELQIVNVAHGYPRVAVSDNYMASVKRTFEQIFSEENGKEKKFKPNSDSSSVDKFHNERRGEEHKGNKDLSTFKRKWRHVESKDAAKRNLKDFQFSVLCYNVLAQGLLDGNSYLYKQVHPQFLDWNFRKANLLQEMRCLNSDIICLQEVESEHYQNFFQPSLAKNGYTGIYKKRTGNKSDGCAIFFKSNKFQLVVSRVVSYYRRHIPLLDRDNVGIIVLLKSVDEPQLNLCVATTHLLFNPRRGDIKLAQLGVFLAEIDQVSHYRLEDGTFARCPVVLCGDMNSVPQSPLSEFIQKGTLDFKDIPCGDISGQTEGRRGAVRFLNRPAIPQALKITKDCQYMSALEERGEGRSKQEESKSAEKSQGEREEKNEDGEEEEEEPWKEVASSNGRGRSEIIRHPFSFSSVYSLDRDNREITSNHSRTNCMVDYIYYSSSSNWPSVKTRGGLELLSTLRLFTDDEATAMGGLPNRIWSSDHFSLMACFSLN